In a single window of the Necator americanus strain Aroian chromosome X, whole genome shotgun sequence genome:
- a CDS encoding hypothetical protein (NECATOR_CHRX.G24216.T1) produces MAKASHILQKGAVVQHTAKAHNLKAQLPEGSMDSLATTIRFVTLNCRTLSSELQQAALSRLLRYLCVPSAALQETRMRDRPVISIENYTIYCGDADENKVGGCAIAVRNNYKNLVEEFGSTSSRGAFLRLRDRRGRKLWIVSAHAPAETAEDNSKDVFYYELNVLMSKIPSQQMIIVGIDANVTMGLEQQSDVLGKWYYAAECTSDNGDRLVDFCKQTGLIITSTFKRNHRRHQLTWQGSALLTPEEQRKRKMRTLKLQLDYVLARNIPQSDIRKSRAVWDVAFDSDHRPVLLSFKIRFHKRNRGVPLQPKIDMAGLKDNECRRKFRQRVSIHVGVRTRKKLSDADSFTKRIQDAARETLPVLLPRKKFAFASAETKSTYNSVCVARSVGDFNQEKRLRRKLRRQLQQDRDNEWTSRAMEFEKAWEDRNPRKAYALLKQCSGKMKRCSHVLNTANGVAVGEATLPIWKEHFKTLLNRLAPSTPELEHVHRPTYAVNEEPPTESEVLVCIQKMMNGKSGGDDGISAEMLKYLPPSGIRETTKIIRSIWINERIPDLWRNAIIIPLHKKLSATDPRNYRGISLLRVMYKVLERIILD; encoded by the coding sequence atggcgaaagcttcccatatattgcaaaaaggtgctgttgtccagcacaccgccaaagcccataacctgaaagctcaactgcctgaagggagcatggattctttggcaacaaccattcgtttcgtcacgctgaactgccgaacactatcgagtgaactccaacaagccgctctatccagacttctgcggtatctctgtgtgccttctgctgcactgcaggaaacacgcatgagggatcggcccgtcatcagcatcgaaaattacaccatatactgcggcgatgctgatgagaacaaagtaggtggctgcgcgatagctgtgaggaacaattacaagaacctggtggaggaatttggctcaacgtcgtctagaggcgcctttctacgactgcgggatcgcagaggacgtaaactctggatcgtaagtgctcacgcacctgcggaaaccgctgaggacaacagtaaggacgtcTTCTATTATGAACTCAAtgtgttgatgtctaaaataccaagtcAGCAGATgatcattgtcggaatcgacgcaaatgtgacgatgggactcgaacagcaatccgatgtgctaggaaaatggtactatgcagcggagtgcacgtcggacaacggtgaccgtctggtcgacttctgcaaacagacgggcctcatcatcacttccacgtttaagaggaatcatcgacgccatcagctcacgtggcaggggtcagcccttttaacgcctgaagagcagcgcaagcggaagatgaggactcttaaacttcagctcgactacgttctggcgaggaacattcctcagtcagatatccgaaaatctagagctgtttgggacgtcgcgtttgactctgaccaccgcccagttcttctcagcttcaagatacggttccacaagagaaaccgaggagttcctcttcaaccgaaaatcgacatggcaggtctgaaagacaatgaatgcagaagaaaattccgccaacgtgtgtctattcatgttggagtacggaccaggaagaagcttagcgatgcggattccttcacaaagcgcatccaggacgctgcaagggaaacgctcccggttctattgccgcggaagaagtttgcctttgcatctgcggaaacaaaatccacatacaattctgtatgtgtcgcgcgcagcgttggtgacttcaaccaggaaaagcgtcttagaaggaaactgcgtcgtcaactgcaacaagaccgcgataacgagtggacgtcaagagcgatggagtttgagaaggcgtgggaggacaggaacccgcggaaagcctatgctttactgAAACAGtgtagcggcaaaatgaaaagatgttcccatgtCCTTAACACTGCtaatggagtagctgtcggtgaagcaacccttccaatttggaaggaacacttcaagaccttgctgaaccggctagcaccgtcaactcctgaactcgaacacgttcatagaccgacgtatgcggttaacgaagaaccaccgaccgagtcggaggttctagtctgtattcaaaaaatgatgaatggaaaatctggtggagacgacggaattagcgcagaaatgctaaaatatcttcctccgtctgggattcgtgagacgacaaagatcatccgttcaatatggataaacgaaaggatacctgatttgTGGAGgaacgctatcataattcccctccacaagaagttatccgccacggacccaaggaattatcgaggaatctctttgctgcgtgttatgtacaaggtactggagcgcattatcctggactga
- a CDS encoding hypothetical protein (NECATOR_CHRX.G24214.T1), with translation MLKNNGSYERDVQQRYAKATSAFNSLTKCPWLTPITNEVKLRVYLSTIRPFMMYGSETWAAPSTVMERLDCTERKLLRRLLGYFWPRVCHNEDLYTEIDVVYRQMTRGRYQHLAPPSKASKVKSLRFFGHILRRPADRLVQRVLKSSSGSSRKKPPGRKRKFWTEVVKEDLRTLGVDRQFRRDVRFRRTWNSDEWIDSVQALAEDREGWAELCSRTAHLGEDAGNRVRR, from the coding sequence atgctgaagaacaacggcagctacgagagagatgttcagcaaagatacgctaaggccacttctgcatttaactccttaacgaaatgcccgTGGttgacccccatcaccaacgaagtcaaactgcgagtctacctatccacaATTCGTCCATTCATGATGTatggatcggagacttgggcagcaccatcgacggttatggagaggcttgactgcacggaacgaaagctgcttagacggctacttggctacttttggcctagggtatgccacaatgaagatctttacacagaaattgatgtggtttaccggcaaatgacacgtggaagatatcaacatcttgcaccgccttcgAAAGCGTCTAAAGTAAAaagtcttcgcttctttggccatatattaaggagaccggcagatcgccttgtccaacgagttctgaagagttcgtcgggttcgagcaggaagaagccacctggccgaaaacggaagttctggactgaggtggtaaaagaggacctgaggacactcggcgtggataggcagttcaggcgagacgtaaggtttcgcagaacatggaatagcgacgaatggattgattctgtgcaagctctcgcagaagatcgagaaggttgggcagagctgtgttcaaggacggcacacctcggcgaagatgcgggtaatcgcgtcaggcgatga
- a CDS encoding hypothetical protein (NECATOR_CHRX.G24218.T1), whose translation MRRTVAQCSAAIVLALSGCPSTDLEYADDVVLFAESTTKLQHVINLVSKLTAAYGLRLRPDECKQIWFSLKPGTGIGVDRQPELVDEFCYLECMLKNNGSYEKDIQQRCAKVISAFNSLTRCLWPTPITDKVMLRVYLSTIHLIMMYGFET comes from the coding sequence atgcgaagaacagtcgctCAGTGTTCTGCAGCCATCGTTTTAGCACTATCGGGGTGTCCCTcgactgatctcgagtacgccgacgatgttgttctattcgcggaaagcactacaaaacttcaacatgttatcaaccttgtatcgaagttgactgcagcctatggattaCGTTTACGCCCTGATGAATGCAAGCAGATctggttttctttgaaacctgGAACGGGAATTGGGGTAGACCGACAACCGGAACtggtcgatgagttctgttacctggaatgtatgctgaagaacaacggcagctatgagaaagatattcagcaaagatgtgcTAAagtcatttctgcatttaactccttaacgaggTGCCTGTGGCCGACCCCCATCACTGACAAAGTCatgctgcgagtctacctatccacTATTCACctcatcatgatgtacggatttGAAACTTAG
- a CDS encoding hypothetical protein (NECATOR_CHRX.G24215.T1): MQLAFLDFEAAFDSPHRGRLLNALRADRVPGKFVRLLYDMNQRTTAAVRTPAGCKTPFEVVTGVRQRAVAGPFLFNFAIDDITRRTVDQYPADIVLAPSGCPLTDLEYADDVVIFAESSTKLQHVDNLVSKLAAAYGLRLRPDKCKQMWISSRP; encoded by the coding sequence atgcaactagcgtttctggactttgaagccgcgttcgactctcctcaccgaggccgtcttctcaacgcgcttcgcgccgatcgagtaccaggaaagttcgtccGCTTGCTttatgacatgaatcaacgaacaactgctgcagttcgaacaccagccggatgtaaaacaccgtttgaagtggtaactggagtaagacaacgggcggtggcaggacccttcctgttcaacttcgccatcgacgacattacgcgaagaacagtcgaccagtaccctgccgacattgtcttagcaccatcagggtgccccttgactgacctcgagtacgccgacgatgttgttatattcgcggaaagcagtactaaacttcaacatgttgacaaccttgtatcgaagctggctgcagcctacggactacgcctacgccctgataaatgcaagcagatgtggatctcttcgagaccttgA